Proteins from one Archocentrus centrarchus isolate MPI-CPG fArcCen1 chromosome 8, fArcCen1, whole genome shotgun sequence genomic window:
- the LOC115784070 gene encoding protein Tob1-like, translating into MQLEIQVALNFIISYLYNKLPRRRVNIFGEELERQLKQKYEGHWYPDKPYKGSGFRCIHVGEKVDPVVEKAAKESGLDIEDVRNNLPQDLSVWIDPYEVSYQIGEKGPVKVLYVDDSNESGGSNAGLDLDKEIKNSFNPDAQVFMPINEPVNGSSPGSSSPSPPFGHSAAVSPTFMPRSTQPLTFTTATFAATKFGSTKMKSSGRNNGGSGAGNKVARTSPTNLGLNVNSLLKQKAISTSMHSLYGLGLGAPQQQQHQKPSALSPNAKEFVFPSLQGQGSQSALFPGDSSLSLSPLQYSNAFDMFAAYGGLNDKSLMDGLNFSLSNMQYSNQQFQPVMAN; encoded by the coding sequence ATGCAGCTTGAAATCCAAGTAGCCCTCAACTTCATCATCTCATACCTGTATAACAAGCTGCCCAGGCGACGGGTCAACATTTTTGGCGAGGAGCTGGAGCGGCAGCTGAAGCAGAAATATGAAGGACACTGGTACCCGGACAAGCCATACAAGGGTTCAGGATTCAGATGCATCCATGTTGGGGAGAAGGTGGACCCTGTGGTGGAGAAGGCAGCCAAAGAGAGTGGGCTGGACATCGAGGATGTTCGCAACAACCTCCCCCAGGACCTCAGTGTGTGGATTGACCCCTATGAGGTGTCCTACCAGATTGGGGAGAAGGGGCCAGTTAAAGTGTTGTATGTCGACGACAGCAATGAAAGTGGAGGTAGTAATGCTGGACTTGATTTGGACAAGGAGATCAAGAACAGTTTCAATCCAGATGCACAGGTCTTCATGCCCATCAATGAGCCTGTGAATGGCTCCTCCCCAGGCTCCAGCTCAccctctccaccttttggtcactcagcagcagtcagccCCACCTTTATGCCCCGCTCCACACAGCCTTTAACCTTCACAACAGCCACCTTTGCTGCTACCAAGTTTGGCTCCACTAAGATGAAGAGCAGTGGACGTAACAATGGCGGCAGTGGTGCTGGGAACAAGGTGGCCCGTACCTCTCCCACCAACCTGGGCCTGAATGTGAACAGTCTCCTAAAACAGAAAGCCATCTCCACCTCCATGCACTCTCTGTACGGGTTGGGCCTCGGAGCgccacagcagcaacagcaccaGAAGCCCTCGGCACTCTCCCCCAATGCCAAGGAATTTGTGTTCCCCAGCCTGCAGGGCCAGGGAAGCCAGAGTGCTCTTTTCCCCGGCGACAGCTCGCTCAGCCTCAGCCCGCTGCAGTACAGCAATGCCTTTGATATGTTTGCGGCCTACGGTGGCCTTAATGACAAGTCCCTTATGGATGGCTTGAATTTCAGCTTAAGCAACATGCAGTATTCTAACCAGCAATTCCAGCCAGTTATGGCCAACTAG